In the genome of Candidatus Microbacterium phytovorans, one region contains:
- a CDS encoding glycoside hydrolase family 38 C-terminal domain-containing protein, producing MRDRRERVLARTARAIRDDVRPALHSETAPVSLAAWSAPGEPVPFADAVGAPFTPIATGDAWGRPWGTVWVRVSGRVPRHWHPSPDARNELAIDLGFLDWRPGFQCEALVWSADGRALKGIEPAQRHFVVPEDAGEEFVYYIEAAANPDVAQHFSFRPTTLGDPQTAGEAELYRWGRIELARRHVPTTELLRDLDALTGLVRESVQPDARREEVLTALEAALNRVDPGDVAGSAPAARAELAEVLARPAAASAHRLHAVGHAHIDSAWLWPLRETRRKVARSFANVLALMDRYDDFVFAATSAQQYAWVKEDYPELYARVAARVAEGRFIPTGGQWVEPDCNLPSGESLARQLIEGKRFFLEEFGIETDDVWIPDSFGYSGGLPQIAAAAGARYFLTQKISWNETNTFPHHSFLWEGIDGTRIFTHFPSADTYHAEVSAADLRRAESQFADKGATNLSLLPFGWGDGGGGPTEDMLASAARYADLEGAPRVIMSSPERFFTEAAADLADPPVWVGELYLERHRGVATTQIPLKRGNRRAERLLREAELWATAAMVQAGAAYPGERLRALWREVLLLQFHDILPGSSITWVHREAHEAYERVHAELEEIVATALRALVGTGDRELAVNASPVSQSGIAALAGAASAEAAESTATATGVTVAETAEGTVVDNGILRLTVDAAGEISSLIDGPAGRDLVPAGMRTGRLRLHHDTPTTWDAWDLDEHYRARPVEIAGTVEVTTLTPTDDVVTVRVSRSFGASSVRLDYTLRRGAPRLEIDIDLDWHEDQKLLKLQLPLDLHTDHATAEVAYGHLRRAIHTNTSWDEARFEVVAHRWLHVGEPGYGVALANEATYGYDTTRESAGGRSVAVIGISLARAPRYPDPTSDRGRHSLRFTLRPGAGVAEAVEEGYRLGVPLRRVTDAETTELAPLLSVAAPGVMVESVKAADDGSGDVIVRLYEAWGTRTRGTLTPRFPVAGVVETDLLERDGEPAIVRGHGPDGAVDIELRPFQLATVRWMRQPRTPEGARR from the coding sequence ATGCGTGACCGCCGAGAGCGCGTCCTGGCCCGCACCGCACGCGCGATCCGTGACGACGTCCGTCCCGCGCTCCATTCAGAGACGGCGCCCGTGTCGCTGGCAGCCTGGTCGGCGCCCGGCGAGCCGGTGCCCTTCGCCGACGCCGTGGGAGCCCCGTTCACCCCGATCGCGACCGGCGACGCCTGGGGTCGGCCGTGGGGGACGGTGTGGGTACGCGTGAGCGGAAGGGTGCCGCGGCACTGGCATCCGAGTCCGGATGCGCGCAACGAGCTGGCCATCGACCTCGGCTTCCTCGATTGGCGACCGGGCTTCCAGTGCGAGGCGCTCGTGTGGAGCGCCGACGGCCGCGCCCTCAAGGGGATCGAGCCGGCCCAGCGGCACTTCGTGGTGCCCGAGGATGCCGGCGAGGAGTTCGTCTACTACATCGAGGCCGCGGCGAACCCCGACGTGGCGCAGCACTTCAGCTTCCGTCCGACCACCCTCGGCGATCCGCAGACGGCGGGCGAGGCGGAGCTGTACCGGTGGGGTCGGATCGAGCTCGCACGACGCCACGTGCCGACCACCGAACTCCTGCGCGATCTCGACGCCCTCACCGGTCTCGTCCGCGAGTCGGTGCAGCCCGATGCGCGCCGGGAAGAGGTGCTCACGGCCCTGGAGGCCGCCCTCAATCGGGTCGATCCCGGCGACGTCGCCGGCTCCGCCCCGGCCGCTCGCGCCGAGCTGGCGGAGGTGCTCGCCCGTCCCGCCGCCGCGTCGGCGCATCGGCTGCACGCGGTGGGCCACGCCCACATCGACAGTGCCTGGCTCTGGCCGCTGCGGGAGACGCGGCGCAAGGTCGCGCGCTCCTTCGCGAACGTCCTCGCCCTCATGGACCGCTACGACGACTTCGTCTTCGCCGCGACCTCCGCCCAGCAGTACGCGTGGGTGAAGGAGGACTATCCCGAGCTGTACGCGCGGGTGGCCGCGCGCGTCGCCGAGGGCAGGTTCATCCCGACCGGCGGCCAGTGGGTGGAGCCGGACTGCAATCTCCCCAGCGGCGAATCCCTCGCCCGCCAGCTGATCGAGGGCAAGCGCTTCTTCCTGGAGGAGTTCGGGATCGAGACCGACGACGTGTGGATCCCCGATTCGTTCGGCTACAGCGGGGGCCTCCCGCAGATCGCGGCGGCGGCCGGCGCCCGCTACTTCCTGACGCAGAAGATCTCGTGGAACGAGACGAACACCTTCCCCCACCACTCCTTCCTCTGGGAGGGCATCGACGGCACGCGGATCTTCACCCACTTCCCCTCGGCCGACACGTACCACGCCGAGGTGTCGGCGGCCGATCTGCGGCGCGCGGAGAGCCAGTTCGCCGACAAGGGCGCCACCAACTTGTCGCTGCTCCCGTTCGGCTGGGGCGACGGCGGGGGCGGCCCGACCGAGGACATGCTCGCCTCGGCGGCCCGCTACGCCGACCTGGAGGGCGCCCCACGGGTGATCATGTCGTCGCCGGAGCGCTTCTTCACCGAAGCTGCGGCCGACCTCGCCGACCCGCCCGTCTGGGTCGGGGAGCTGTACCTGGAGCGGCACCGCGGGGTCGCGACGACGCAGATCCCCCTCAAACGCGGCAACCGGCGCGCAGAGCGACTGCTCCGCGAGGCCGAGCTGTGGGCGACCGCGGCGATGGTGCAGGCCGGCGCTGCGTACCCCGGCGAGCGGTTGCGCGCCCTCTGGCGAGAAGTGCTGCTGCTGCAGTTCCACGACATCCTCCCGGGGTCCTCGATCACGTGGGTGCATCGCGAGGCCCACGAGGCGTACGAGCGGGTCCACGCCGAGCTCGAGGAGATCGTCGCGACCGCTCTGCGAGCACTCGTCGGCACCGGCGACCGCGAGCTCGCCGTGAACGCGTCGCCGGTGTCCCAGAGCGGGATCGCCGCTCTGGCGGGAGCAGCGTCGGCGGAGGCGGCGGAAAGCACCGCGACCGCGACCGGCGTGACGGTCGCGGAGACGGCCGAGGGAACGGTCGTCGACAACGGCATCCTTCGCCTCACGGTCGACGCGGCCGGTGAGATCTCGTCGCTGATCGACGGCCCCGCGGGGCGCGACCTCGTGCCCGCGGGGATGCGCACCGGCCGGCTGCGCCTCCACCACGACACCCCGACGACGTGGGATGCCTGGGACCTCGACGAGCACTACCGGGCGCGGCCGGTGGAGATCGCCGGGACGGTGGAGGTGACGACGCTCACGCCCACCGACGACGTCGTCACGGTGCGGGTGAGCCGCTCCTTCGGTGCGTCGAGCGTCCGCCTCGACTACACCCTGCGGCGCGGAGCACCGCGCCTGGAGATCGACATCGACCTCGACTGGCACGAGGACCAGAAGCTCCTGAAGCTCCAGCTGCCCCTGGACCTGCACACCGACCACGCCACCGCGGAGGTCGCCTACGGCCACCTCCGTCGCGCGATCCACACGAACACGTCGTGGGACGAAGCGCGCTTCGAGGTCGTCGCCCACCGCTGGCTGCACGTGGGCGAACCCGGCTACGGCGTCGCTCTCGCCAACGAAGCGACGTACGGCTACGACACCACCCGCGAGAGCGCCGGCGGTCGCTCGGTGGCGGTGATCGGCATCTCACTCGCCCGGGCGCCGCGCTATCCCGACCCGACGTCCGATCGCGGCCGGCACTCCTTGCGCTTCACGCTGCGACCCGGAGCCGGCGTCGCCGAGGCGGTCGAGGAGGGTTACCGGCTGGGCGTGCCGCTGCGGCGCGTCACGGATGCCGAGACGACCGAGCTCGCTCCGCTCCTCAGCGTCGCGGCCCCCGGGGTGATGGTCGAGTCGGTGAAGGCGGCCGACGACGGCAGCGGCGACGTCATCGTGCGTCTCTACGAGGCGTGGGGCACGCGCACGCGCGGCACCCTCACCCCGCGGTTCCCCGTCGCGGGCGTCGTCGAGACCGACCTGCTCGAACGGGACGGCGAGCCCGCGATCGTGCGGGGACACGGCCCCGACGGCGCGGTCGACATCGAGCTGCGCCCGTTCCAGCTCGCTACTGTGCGATGGATGCGGCAGCCCCGCACCCCGGAAGGAGCACGGCGATGA
- a CDS encoding enolase C-terminal domain-like protein produces the protein MIEVTGVTARVVPVQTRLPFRYGIAEMTAAPHVVVEVALRRADGTASRGWASEHLPPKWFTKNPDSSFADDLIGLVGVVEHAVEAATGLRAASAFALWRALDQAQMRWAEHTGIPGLLAGLGTALVERAVIDAVCRAARTPFVTALHSGALGFDPGSLHPELAGIDWRAHLRTEPAPTIAVRHTVGFADALTADEVVDRPDDDLPVSLDEVIRRDGVHHLKIKTAGDAAADLTRLGRIFAVCDALGVEPRLTVDANESMRDGDHLDRWARALLSHAQIGPRLRDALIAVEQPVHRDAAFAPELGGVLRELSAQGMPVIIDESDDGVDAVRRALDLGYAGGTYKGCKGVFRGLANGVLAGHRATPDRPTIMTAEDLSTLPPLTVAQDLVVAATLGLTHIERNGHHYFGRLAPLMPDIGALARDSHPDLYRADSRVDARLRVSAGVVEFGSALAAPFGFAPELDVSALPLLTLQTARAAV, from the coding sequence ATGATCGAGGTCACGGGCGTCACCGCGCGGGTCGTGCCGGTGCAGACGCGGCTCCCCTTCCGCTACGGGATCGCCGAGATGACGGCGGCCCCGCACGTCGTGGTGGAGGTCGCGCTGCGCAGGGCCGACGGCACGGCCTCCCGCGGCTGGGCGTCCGAGCACCTTCCGCCCAAGTGGTTCACGAAGAATCCGGACAGCTCGTTCGCCGATGACCTGATCGGGCTCGTGGGCGTCGTCGAGCACGCCGTCGAGGCGGCCACCGGGCTGCGCGCCGCGTCGGCGTTCGCGCTCTGGCGCGCCCTCGACCAGGCCCAGATGCGGTGGGCGGAGCACACCGGCATCCCGGGGCTCCTGGCGGGGCTCGGCACCGCCCTCGTGGAACGCGCCGTCATCGATGCGGTCTGCCGGGCCGCCCGCACGCCGTTCGTCACCGCTCTCCACAGCGGCGCGCTGGGCTTCGATCCCGGCTCGCTCCACCCCGAGCTGGCCGGCATCGACTGGCGCGCGCACCTGCGGACGGAGCCGGCCCCGACCATCGCCGTCCGCCACACCGTGGGCTTCGCCGACGCGCTCACCGCGGACGAGGTCGTCGACCGGCCGGACGACGATCTGCCCGTCAGCCTGGACGAGGTGATCCGACGTGACGGCGTGCATCACCTGAAGATCAAGACGGCCGGCGATGCCGCGGCCGACCTCACCCGACTCGGTCGCATCTTCGCGGTCTGCGACGCTCTCGGTGTGGAGCCCCGGCTGACGGTCGACGCGAACGAGTCGATGCGGGACGGCGACCACCTCGATCGCTGGGCGCGGGCGCTCCTGTCCCACGCGCAGATCGGTCCGCGACTGCGCGACGCGCTCATCGCCGTCGAACAGCCCGTGCACCGGGATGCCGCGTTCGCACCCGAGCTCGGCGGGGTGCTGCGCGAGCTCTCCGCCCAGGGGATGCCGGTGATCATCGACGAGTCCGACGACGGCGTCGATGCCGTGCGGCGCGCGCTGGACCTCGGTTACGCGGGCGGGACGTACAAGGGGTGCAAGGGCGTGTTCCGGGGGCTCGCGAACGGCGTGCTGGCCGGCCATCGCGCGACACCGGATCGCCCGACGATCATGACGGCGGAGGACCTCTCCACCCTCCCTCCCCTGACCGTCGCCCAGGACCTCGTGGTGGCCGCGACGCTCGGACTCACCCACATCGAGCGCAACGGCCACCACTACTTCGGACGGCTGGCCCCGCTCATGCCCGACATCGGGGCACTCGCGAGGGACAGTCACCCCGACCTGTATCGCGCCGACTCCCGCGTCGACGCCCGACTGCGGGTGTCGGCGGGTGTGGTGGAGTTCGGCTCGGCGCTGGCGGCACCGTTCGGATTCGCCCCGGAGCTCGACGTCTCGGCGCTGCCGCTGCTGACTCTGCAGACCGCGCGCGCCGCCGTCTGA
- a CDS encoding dihydrodipicolinate synthase family protein, which yields MPLHNHETSPDEATRADALRIIAQGAVVPAHPLALTADRTIDERRQRALSRYYLDAGAGGLAVGVHTTQFGIRAAGLYADVLRLAAEEATTWVDRPVALIAGVTGRTPQALDETTTARDAGYDAVLLNLAAWRGAPEADILAHCRAVAEVTPVIGFALLPEVGGMHLSYDFWRGFAELDNVVAIKMAPFNRYRTLDIVRAVVDARAEKRIALYTGNDDHIVLDLLQPFTLRRDGEDVTVQIVGGLLGHWSVWTRRAVQLFDRLRATASADAVPRELLALDSQVTDANRAVYDAVNDFAGCIPGVHEVLRRQGLLEGVWCLDESETLSPGQHEDITRVIAAYPHLTDDDFVTEHRDAWLS from the coding sequence GTGCCGCTCCACAATCACGAGACCTCCCCCGACGAGGCGACCCGCGCCGATGCGCTGCGCATCATCGCGCAGGGCGCCGTCGTTCCCGCCCACCCTCTCGCGCTCACGGCGGACCGCACGATCGACGAACGACGTCAGCGCGCCCTCAGCCGCTACTACCTCGACGCGGGGGCGGGCGGGCTGGCCGTGGGCGTCCACACGACCCAGTTCGGCATCCGTGCGGCAGGCCTGTACGCCGACGTGCTCCGGCTGGCCGCCGAGGAGGCGACGACGTGGGTCGACCGGCCCGTCGCCCTCATCGCGGGCGTGACCGGCCGTACCCCCCAGGCGCTCGACGAGACCACGACGGCCCGGGATGCCGGCTACGACGCCGTGCTGCTGAACCTCGCTGCGTGGCGCGGCGCTCCCGAAGCCGACATCCTCGCCCACTGCCGGGCGGTGGCCGAGGTCACCCCCGTGATCGGCTTCGCGCTCCTCCCCGAAGTGGGCGGGATGCACTTGAGCTACGACTTCTGGCGGGGGTTCGCCGAGCTCGACAACGTCGTCGCGATCAAGATGGCGCCCTTCAACCGGTACCGCACGCTCGATATCGTCCGCGCCGTGGTCGACGCCCGCGCCGAGAAGCGGATCGCGCTGTACACGGGCAACGATGACCACATCGTCCTCGACCTGCTGCAGCCGTTCACCCTCCGACGGGACGGTGAGGACGTCACCGTGCAGATCGTCGGCGGCCTGCTCGGGCACTGGAGCGTGTGGACCCGACGGGCGGTCCAGCTCTTCGACCGGCTGCGCGCCACGGCGAGCGCCGACGCGGTGCCCCGCGAGCTGCTCGCCCTCGACAGCCAGGTCACGGATGCCAACCGCGCCGTCTACGACGCGGTCAACGACTTCGCGGGGTGCATCCCCGGCGTGCACGAGGTGCTGCGCCGGCAGGGGCTGCTCGAGGGGGTCTGGTGCCTCGACGAGAGCGAGACGCTCTCCCCCGGTCAGCACGAGGACATCACTCGCGTCATCGCCGCCTACCCGCACCTGACCGACGACGACTTCGTCACCGAGCACCGAGACGCCTGGCTCTCGTGA
- a CDS encoding NAD(P)-dependent oxidoreductase encodes MTEPAHLLDVDPLPERFDDVDALDEFLSRPTSATVADLAALDGDVIILGVAGKMGLGLARLIKRAAPHKRVVGVARFSDEGSREYLEQHGVEAITADLLDRSAVEDLPRLPNVIYMAGLKFDFRGREDFLWAMNTLVPGYVADAFRDSRIVALSTIHVYPWSDPRRGGVDEDDPPLARPGEYANSVVGRERTFQYFSRLHGTPGRVVRFVYAIDMRYGVLQEIAQWVKTGTPIPLATGNVNIQWQGDAINHFARLLRHCETPSSPINIGGPECVSVRHVAEAFGRRFGIDPVFEGEESDSVLYVNCERAQRLLGNPVVGVDRMIDWVADWVEREQPLYGKPSKFQVRTGVF; translated from the coding sequence ATGACCGAACCCGCCCACCTGCTCGACGTCGACCCGCTCCCCGAGCGCTTCGACGACGTCGACGCGCTCGACGAGTTCCTGTCCCGCCCCACCTCGGCCACCGTCGCCGACCTCGCCGCCCTCGACGGCGACGTCATCATCCTGGGGGTCGCGGGGAAGATGGGGCTGGGCCTGGCCCGCCTCATCAAGCGCGCGGCGCCGCACAAGCGCGTCGTCGGCGTGGCCCGCTTCAGCGACGAGGGCTCGCGCGAGTACCTCGAGCAGCACGGCGTCGAGGCGATCACCGCCGACCTCCTCGACCGGAGCGCCGTCGAAGACCTCCCGCGGCTGCCCAACGTCATCTACATGGCCGGGCTGAAGTTCGACTTCCGCGGGCGCGAGGACTTCCTCTGGGCGATGAACACCCTCGTCCCCGGGTACGTCGCCGACGCCTTCCGCGACAGCCGCATCGTCGCGCTGTCGACGATCCACGTCTACCCGTGGAGCGACCCGCGCCGCGGCGGCGTCGACGAGGACGATCCGCCCCTGGCCCGACCCGGCGAGTACGCCAACTCGGTGGTCGGGCGGGAGCGCACCTTCCAGTACTTCTCGCGCCTCCACGGCACCCCCGGTCGCGTCGTGCGCTTCGTCTACGCGATCGACATGCGCTACGGCGTGCTCCAGGAGATCGCCCAGTGGGTCAAGACCGGCACGCCGATCCCGCTGGCCACCGGCAACGTCAACATCCAATGGCAGGGCGACGCGATCAACCACTTCGCGCGTCTGCTGCGCCACTGCGAGACCCCCTCCTCGCCCATCAACATCGGCGGTCCGGAATGCGTGAGCGTCCGCCACGTGGCCGAGGCGTTCGGTCGCCGCTTCGGCATCGACCCCGTCTTCGAGGGCGAGGAGAGCGACAGCGTGCTCTACGTCAACTGCGAGCGTGCACAGCGCCTCCTCGGCAACCCCGTCGTCGGCGTCGACCGCATGATCGACTGGGTCGCCGACTGGGTCGAACGGGAGCAGCCCCTGTACGGGAAGCCGAGCAAGTTCCAGGTGCGCACGGGAGTGTTCTGA
- a CDS encoding CaiB/BaiF CoA-transferase family protein, with product MLSGIRVISFTHFLQGPSASQLLADLGADVIKIEPRTGAFERTWTAPGWFLEGDHSPFFALGNRNVRSMVVDLKNPAAMAPLLDLIDSADVLIESFRPGTLDRLGLGWETVHARNPRLVYASLSGYGSDGPYVDRPGQDVLVQALSGIAMATGRADGPPQPAGACIVDQHAGVLGAFGILAALHGRERTGTGVKVESNLLNAALDLQIEPLTYALNGFTGARSASGISSPFYTAPYGVFATADGWICLSLTSPATLREVFADAGFDDLPTGEAFAHREDVNGRIAAHVATRTTAEWADVFSAARMWWAPVNGHDEVIADPQVQHNDSFDQYEHPVAGNVRVLKHPVSYDGVRPGVRTAPPELGEHTRDVLHGLGYSEEDVEALHEAGAVRS from the coding sequence ATGCTCTCCGGCATCCGGGTGATCAGTTTCACCCACTTCCTCCAGGGCCCGTCGGCCAGCCAGCTGCTGGCCGACCTCGGAGCCGACGTCATCAAGATCGAGCCGCGGACCGGCGCGTTCGAGCGCACCTGGACCGCGCCGGGCTGGTTCCTGGAGGGCGACCACAGTCCGTTCTTCGCCCTCGGCAACCGGAACGTGCGCAGCATGGTGGTCGATCTGAAGAACCCGGCGGCGATGGCACCGCTCCTCGACCTGATCGACTCCGCCGACGTGCTCATCGAGAGCTTCCGCCCGGGCACGCTCGACCGCCTCGGGCTCGGCTGGGAGACCGTCCACGCCCGCAACCCGCGACTGGTCTACGCGTCGCTCTCGGGCTACGGCTCCGACGGCCCCTACGTCGACCGGCCGGGACAGGACGTGCTCGTGCAGGCGCTGTCGGGCATCGCGATGGCGACCGGTCGCGCCGACGGACCGCCCCAGCCGGCGGGCGCCTGCATCGTCGACCAGCATGCAGGGGTGCTCGGTGCGTTCGGCATCCTCGCCGCCCTCCACGGCCGGGAGCGCACGGGGACGGGGGTGAAGGTCGAGAGCAATCTCCTCAACGCCGCCCTCGACCTGCAGATCGAGCCGCTCACGTATGCCCTCAACGGGTTCACGGGCGCGCGTTCGGCCAGCGGCATCTCGAGCCCCTTCTACACGGCGCCCTACGGCGTCTTCGCGACGGCCGACGGCTGGATCTGTCTGTCGCTGACGAGCCCCGCCACCCTGCGCGAGGTGTTCGCCGACGCCGGCTTCGACGATCTCCCCACCGGAGAGGCCTTCGCTCACCGCGAGGACGTGAACGGACGCATCGCGGCGCACGTCGCCACGCGCACCACCGCCGAGTGGGCGGACGTGTTCAGCGCGGCACGGATGTGGTGGGCGCCTGTCAACGGACACGACGAGGTCATCGCCGACCCCCAGGTGCAGCACAACGACAGCTTCGACCAGTACGAGCATCCGGTGGCAGGGAACGTCCGCGTGCTCAAGCACCCCGTGAGCTACGACGGTGTGCGCCCGGGAGTGCGCACCGCGCCACCGGAACTGGGGGAGCACACCCGCGACGTGCTCCACGGCCTCGGCTACTCGGAAGAGGACGTCGAGGCGCTGCACGAAGCCGGGGCGGTGCGGTCATGA
- a CDS encoding enoyl-CoA hydratase/isomerase family protein, which yields MSNVHVERNDAVLRVRLDRPEKRNALTREMLDDLHTALDRAEADGIPVMVISAAGAAFCAGADIATYVEAIDDLDALADFGARAKSLMHRLSASPTIVVAAVDGIAMGGGFELVLAADLVYASDRARFGLPEITLGLIPGWEGTQRLVRHLGPTRAKEAILRARVFSAEEMDRAGLLNGLTSPELLPGLVDDVVADLGQRAPLALAAAKRAIGASYEDAGRSAGSDEETRSLLALFASADGREGVRAFVEKRAARFEGR from the coding sequence ATGAGCAACGTCCACGTCGAGCGGAACGATGCGGTGCTGCGCGTGCGGCTCGACCGCCCGGAGAAGCGCAACGCGCTCACGAGGGAGATGCTCGACGACCTGCACACCGCTCTCGACCGGGCCGAAGCCGACGGCATCCCCGTGATGGTGATCTCGGCGGCGGGCGCGGCGTTCTGCGCGGGAGCCGACATCGCCACCTACGTCGAGGCGATCGACGACCTCGACGCCCTGGCCGACTTCGGCGCCCGGGCCAAGTCGCTCATGCACCGTCTCAGCGCGAGCCCGACGATCGTCGTCGCGGCGGTCGACGGGATCGCGATGGGCGGCGGGTTCGAGCTCGTGCTCGCCGCCGACCTCGTCTACGCGAGCGATCGGGCTCGCTTCGGGCTGCCCGAGATCACCCTCGGACTCATCCCCGGATGGGAGGGCACGCAGCGGCTCGTTCGTCACCTCGGCCCCACCCGAGCCAAGGAGGCGATCCTCCGCGCGCGCGTGTTCTCCGCCGAGGAGATGGACCGGGCGGGTCTGCTCAACGGACTCACCTCGCCCGAGCTCTTGCCCGGCCTCGTCGACGACGTCGTGGCCGATCTCGGACAGCGCGCCCCCCTGGCGCTCGCCGCCGCCAAGCGGGCGATCGGTGCGTCGTACGAGGATGCCGGACGCTCCGCGGGCAGCGACGAGGAGACGCGGTCGCTGCTGGCGCTGTTCGCCAGCGCCGACGGGCGCGAGGGCGTCCGCGCGTTCGTCGAGAAGCGCGCCGCGCGGTTCGAGGGACGATGA
- a CDS encoding FAD-dependent oxidoreductase, producing the protein MNAAATSTDGHRHAEAWQERNVFGLDHGIPVLADVDVVVVGGGAAGVAAATVCAEQGLDVVLLEQYGFAGGAAVAGMSGTICGMYLAGDHAAPQQVVHGFTERFRRALHDRGGLTAPQRYGRTWASAHDPLMWRETADDLLTTAGVRVIYHASVIGVILDDDEHRGVVVTSKAGRTAIHARRTIDASGDAAVVARAGGAYRYGDGGRIQNPTMFFRLGGVDTAAFWRDFGDDTISPPHVSEALLHARADGADLPREKIWVFATTRPGELMVNATRLEAADGRMLNVVDPEDFTIAEIRGRRQVRSYAAFLRDHVAGCADAYVVDTGVEAGIRQTRSIEAVVMLRDDDVVACRKRPDGIVRSPWPIELHDGAKPTLHWLIDDWYDVPYLSLVPRAGENVIVAGRCLGAEHRALASARVTAQCFEYGNAAAWATLRSLRDGVAYRDIAGESVAADLRASGSTI; encoded by the coding sequence ATGAACGCCGCCGCGACGTCGACCGACGGCCACCGTCACGCGGAGGCCTGGCAGGAGCGCAACGTCTTCGGGCTCGATCACGGAATCCCCGTGCTCGCCGACGTCGACGTCGTCGTGGTCGGCGGGGGCGCCGCCGGCGTCGCTGCGGCGACCGTGTGCGCCGAGCAGGGTCTCGACGTGGTGCTGCTGGAGCAGTACGGCTTTGCCGGGGGCGCCGCCGTCGCGGGCATGAGCGGCACGATCTGCGGCATGTACCTGGCGGGCGACCACGCCGCCCCGCAGCAGGTGGTGCACGGCTTCACGGAACGGTTCCGACGCGCCCTCCACGACCGCGGCGGCCTCACCGCCCCGCAACGATACGGACGCACCTGGGCCAGTGCGCACGACCCCCTGATGTGGCGAGAAACGGCCGACGACCTGCTCACCACGGCAGGCGTGCGCGTGATCTACCACGCCTCCGTCATCGGCGTGATCCTCGACGACGACGAGCACCGCGGCGTCGTGGTGACCTCGAAGGCGGGACGCACCGCGATCCACGCCCGCCGCACGATCGATGCGTCAGGGGATGCCGCGGTCGTCGCCCGCGCCGGTGGCGCGTACCGCTACGGCGACGGCGGCCGCATCCAGAACCCGACCATGTTCTTCCGCCTCGGCGGTGTGGACACGGCGGCGTTCTGGCGCGACTTCGGCGACGACACGATCAGTCCGCCGCACGTGAGCGAAGCCCTCCTGCACGCCCGCGCGGACGGGGCCGACCTGCCGCGCGAGAAGATCTGGGTGTTCGCCACCACCCGACCGGGCGAGCTCATGGTGAACGCGACGCGGCTGGAGGCCGCGGACGGCCGCATGCTCAACGTGGTCGACCCCGAGGACTTCACGATCGCCGAGATCCGCGGCCGCCGTCAGGTGCGCTCCTACGCCGCGTTCCTCCGCGACCACGTCGCCGGATGCGCCGACGCGTACGTCGTCGACACGGGCGTCGAAGCCGGCATCCGTCAGACCCGATCGATCGAGGCGGTCGTGATGCTCCGCGACGACGACGTCGTGGCGTGCCGCAAGCGTCCCGACGGCATCGTGCGCTCGCCGTGGCCGATCGAGTTGCACGACGGCGCGAAACCGACGCTGCACTGGCTGATCGACGACTGGTACGACGTGCCCTATCTGAGCCTCGTCCCCCGCGCCGGTGAGAACGTCATCGTCGCGGGGCGCTGCCTCGGCGCGGAGCACCGCGCGCTCGCCTCGGCACGGGTGACGGCGCAGTGCTTCGAGTACGGCAATGCGGCCGCGTGGGCGACGCTGCGATCGTTGCGCGACGGTGTCGCGTACCGGGACATCGCCGGCGAGAGCGTGGCCGCCGACCTCCGCGCCTCGGGGAGCACGATATGA